A single Thermoanaerobacterium sp. RBIITD DNA region contains:
- a CDS encoding LacI family DNA-binding transcriptional regulator: protein MASIRDVAKKADVSATTVSRVLNDKGYVSEDTRKKVLKAMKDLNYTPNELARNLFHKKAGIVAVLVPDISHPFFSEFVKYVEMELYEAGFKTMICNTIKEQNYELEYLDMLNRHIVDGIITGVHSLEIEEYLKINKPIVALDRYLGENIPVVGANHKRGGEMAAKKLIESGCKCVVQFQGSLAVETPSHDRHISFKRVMEDEHIHVYSYELEWNRFDESYFEKVVHQMFEKHPEIDGVFGTDLLAISYLKEAIKKGKRIPEDVKIVAYDGTYVTEIVTPTVTSIVQPIDQLARECVHLVSDLINGKVYKKKRVVLDVELREGETT, encoded by the coding sequence GTGGCAAGTATTAGAGATGTAGCTAAAAAAGCAGATGTTAGTGCAACGACAGTTTCTAGAGTTTTAAACGATAAGGGATATGTATCTGAAGATACTAGAAAAAAAGTGCTCAAAGCAATGAAAGATTTAAATTATACACCTAATGAACTAGCTCGTAATTTATTCCACAAAAAGGCAGGAATTGTAGCTGTTTTAGTCCCTGATATTTCGCATCCTTTTTTTTCGGAGTTTGTAAAGTACGTGGAAATGGAACTGTATGAAGCAGGGTTTAAAACTATGATTTGCAATACAATAAAAGAGCAAAATTATGAGTTGGAATATCTGGATATGCTAAATCGGCATATAGTAGATGGGATTATTACTGGAGTTCATTCATTGGAAATTGAGGAATATCTAAAAATTAATAAGCCCATTGTAGCGTTAGACCGATATTTAGGCGAGAATATACCGGTTGTAGGAGCAAATCATAAGCGTGGGGGGGAAATGGCGGCAAAAAAATTAATTGAAAGTGGCTGCAAATGTGTAGTTCAGTTCCAGGGGTCATTAGCAGTTGAAACACCGTCTCATGATAGACATATTTCTTTTAAGCGAGTAATGGAGGATGAACATATACATGTTTATTCTTATGAGTTAGAATGGAACAGATTTGATGAATCTTACTTCGAAAAAGTAGTACATCAAATGTTTGAGAAACACCCAGAAATTGATGGTGTCTTTGGAACAGATTTATTGGCAATAAGCTATTTAAAAGAAGCAATCAAAAAAGGTAAAAGAATACCGGAAGATGTGAAAATAGTAGCTTATGACGGAACATATGTTACAGAAATTGTAACACCAACGGTAACTTCAATTGTACAGCCAATTGATCAACTTGCAAGGGAATGTGTACACTTAGTATCGGATTTGATAAATGGTAAAGTGTATAAGAAGAAAAGGGTTGTATTAGATGTTGAGTTACGCGAAGGGGAAACTACGTAA
- a CDS encoding extracellular solute-binding protein, which produces MKQKIKKLLAMFLIGVIVFSILTGCNTTKQSTSKNGKITITLGMHVADTQKQEPVTWNIVQEFMKRNPDIIVKIQGSDKDTHVQNMKIAAQAGELPDIFWMDSSVAPQLNKAGDLLDLNDFLNKYPNVSAALNDNMKKAFNSDGVQYGLPYQALVTGIWYNKSIFEKNGLKFPTNGTTYEELLNDVRVLKSKGIVPIVQGAKDPYSVWAFLIALERYGYFEKIDDILAGKAKFNNPDFVKFFDKLVELGKNGAFPSNASTMTYFQAKEEFLAGRAAMFDSGMWDAAAIDEKLGENVGFWWGPTFSDSSYNQKVKMDVPSAPLCVSAKVGKDRIKKDAVYKFLAFYYGPEAAKISYAGSVIPATNYKVDVDMSGKYAFKQLVEALQDPTWKSPMAQPDLVLDQAVQAQLYDSMYGAMLGLYTTNQALDKLDAILKQQ; this is translated from the coding sequence ATGAAACAAAAAATTAAAAAACTGTTAGCAATGTTTTTAATAGGGGTTATAGTTTTTTCTATATTAACCGGCTGTAATACCACTAAGCAGTCAACGAGTAAAAATGGGAAAATAACAATTACTCTTGGAATGCACGTTGCAGATACACAAAAACAAGAACCTGTAACTTGGAATATTGTGCAAGAGTTTATGAAACGAAATCCTGATATTATCGTAAAGATTCAAGGAAGTGATAAAGATACACACGTTCAGAATATGAAAATTGCTGCGCAAGCTGGCGAATTACCAGATATTTTTTGGATGGATTCTTCTGTAGCACCACAACTAAACAAAGCAGGGGATTTATTGGATTTAAATGATTTTTTAAATAAATATCCAAATGTTTCTGCAGCATTAAATGATAACATGAAAAAAGCTTTTAATTCTGATGGTGTTCAATATGGATTACCTTATCAGGCGCTAGTAACAGGAATATGGTATAACAAATCAATCTTTGAAAAGAATGGTTTAAAATTTCCTACAAATGGTACAACTTATGAAGAGCTGTTAAATGACGTAAGGGTATTGAAGAGTAAGGGAATTGTACCAATTGTACAAGGAGCAAAGGATCCTTATAGTGTTTGGGCCTTTCTAATTGCTCTAGAGAGATATGGATACTTCGAGAAAATTGATGATATTTTAGCAGGAAAAGCAAAATTCAATAATCCTGATTTCGTAAAGTTCTTTGACAAATTAGTTGAGTTAGGAAAGAATGGAGCATTTCCAAGTAACGCTTCGACTATGACATATTTCCAGGCTAAGGAAGAATTTTTAGCAGGTAGAGCAGCAATGTTCGATTCTGGTATGTGGGATGCGGCTGCTATTGATGAAAAGCTAGGTGAGAATGTAGGTTTCTGGTGGGGACCAACTTTTTCAGATTCAAGTTACAATCAAAAAGTAAAAATGGATGTTCCATCTGCACCATTATGTGTGAGTGCTAAAGTTGGTAAAGACCGAATTAAGAAAGATGCTGTTTATAAGTTCCTTGCTTTCTATTATGGTCCTGAGGCTGCTAAAATATCATATGCTGGTTCAGTAATACCTGCTACTAATTATAAAGTAGATGTAGATATGAGTGGAAAGTATGCATTCAAACAACTTGTGGAAGCCCTTCAGGACCCAACATGGAAAAGCCCAATGGCACAACCGGATTTAGTATTAGATCAAGCTGTTCAAGCACAATTGTATGATTCAATGTATGGGGCAATGCTAGGGCTATATACAACAAATCAAGCATTAGATAAACTTGATGCGATATTAAAGCAACAATAG
- a CDS encoding sugar ABC transporter permease: MYWLSKKRYMILMLVPTILIYIIYMIAPIGVAVGYSFTDYTGIGMAKYVGLNNYIRLFNDPIFMNSLKNTMIIFVADFLLLMFGAFAVALLLNEKLKFNGIAKAFIFSPAIIAPIIVGIIWVFILDPKIGLINNIFNAIGLGKYAPEWIGGKTLTPYSVAFIYFWQQLGYLATIFVAGLKMIPEEVFEAAKVDGASSCQKLIFVTIPMLKTTISTVAILIITGTFKIFEIVQQLTNGGPNHISENLVTYSYATTFTNGEYGYGMSIATFTFIISLIITGVYSKVTSGKEK, encoded by the coding sequence ATGTATTGGCTGAGCAAAAAAAGATACATGATTTTAATGTTAGTACCAACCATATTGATTTACATTATATATATGATCGCACCAATTGGAGTTGCTGTAGGGTATAGTTTCACGGATTATACAGGAATAGGAATGGCTAAATATGTAGGTTTAAATAATTATATTAGGCTATTTAATGATCCAATTTTTATGAATTCGTTAAAAAATACAATGATCATATTTGTAGCAGATTTCCTATTGTTGATGTTTGGCGCATTCGCTGTTGCACTTTTATTAAATGAAAAGCTTAAATTTAATGGAATTGCTAAAGCATTTATATTCTCACCAGCAATTATTGCACCAATAATTGTAGGTATTATTTGGGTTTTCATCCTTGATCCCAAAATAGGTTTAATCAATAATATTTTTAATGCTATTGGGCTTGGGAAATACGCACCTGAATGGATTGGTGGAAAAACTTTAACACCATATTCTGTTGCATTTATCTACTTTTGGCAGCAATTAGGATATCTGGCCACAATTTTTGTGGCCGGATTGAAAATGATACCTGAAGAAGTTTTTGAAGCTGCCAAAGTAGACGGGGCATCAAGTTGTCAAAAGTTGATATTTGTAACAATTCCAATGCTTAAAACAACCATTTCAACAGTAGCAATTTTGATTATTACTGGAACATTTAAAATATTTGAGATTGTACAACAATTGACAAATGGTGGACCAAATCATATATCAGAAAATTTAGTTACCTACAGTTATGCAACAACATTTACTAATGGAGAATATGGCTATGGCATGTCTATTGCGACATTCACATTTATTATTTCATTAATAATTACTGGTGTGTATTCGAAGGTGACAAGTGGTAAAGAAAAATAG